Genomic segment of Coregonus clupeaformis isolate EN_2021a chromosome 34, ASM2061545v1, whole genome shotgun sequence:
gaggaagactcTGAGTCTGAGACTGAAGCCGGTACGTTCCACCTACTGTAATGGTACAATAACCTCAATGGCAGGCAGGGTGTTTCTAAACCTTGACCTGATTTCAATCTAAGCCATTAGCACAGAGTCCAAGTCTGAAGAAGACCTTAGACCCTGTATACATTAGTTGAACACATTGTAAATGTTGTAGTGTTTTGTAGATGTACTCTTTTGAACTGTGTCTGTATACACTTATTGCAACATCATCATGAACATTGTTGTCTGTGACATCACCTATGGTCGTTATctttatgaaaaagtataaacacaaaaacgacagtctgcatgacatcagcaaaATATGGTCCAAAAAGCAttcctgctctattttaacaccaaCAAACCCAtccgttaaaaaaaatattttggtacATGTCAATCTAGCAAGCCAGACAACTAAAAATACACATTTCTAAAGAGGGGTTTTGCGCtagcaatttagctagctagctaaccagttCAAATTATCATCAGACCATATCTTACAAACAACAGTTGCAACGACGGTCTGCAGACAGTCGACCTGAGTATAAATTGAATGTTGATTTTTGCCAACGACACTTGGCTCATTTGTGGTTAGACtaagtataaaccagcctttatgCATCAGTAACTGGGGCGGATTGGCAGTAACCAGCTAATCCAAAAATCTGGTgccctaaaatgtaaaatgtaactcaTCCTCGCCCATCTATTCCTCCCTTCCAGACAAGAGCAAGGCGCCTGTCCCTGTGAGCAACAGTAACGGCACTACTGTGGTGCCAGCGCCGACCAGCGTTACGGCGTCCTCCACCTCCCCAACCAGCCCCACtaaccaggtgactcccacctcGCCTGTCAAGAAGGTACGGCCTGGTGGATAGGTCCACTGCAGTCCTCCACTAGTCCTCTTCAGCCTCTTCTGCAGAGAGTTTATCACGCCTTTACAGCTCCCACTACAGAAGCACTCTTTCTAGAGATTCACATGACTGATCAAGTGGTTCCGTGTCCCAGAAGTTAGTTAGTTATAGAACCTAAGAGGAAGGTTTAACCGCTGATGCGTTAGGATGTAACCTGTCATCCGGGATACATATCCATGCCTGAGCTCACCGTTATACAGGTCGATATAATTCACTGTCTATTTAGTTAAAGCTTTAACACAAACCCACGTTTCACGCTTGGCTCAAGTTACACAGGGTTTACTTAAAGGGGGTTACGTGGGATTTGACGCCCGTCACATGAGTAGTACAACACTTGGGTAGGTTTTGTTGTCGCCGTCCAAGGTACACTGTGAACAGAAACTAGTGTCACAGAGGCCCAGGGCGCTATAGTTACGATTAGTTGAACAGGAGCTCTGGTCTTCAACAAACGTGGCAGTGGTTGTACATGGGGGTGGGTAGCCATTGTTCGATGGTGTTAACGGTACACTGTAACACTGTTGACCCCTGGAAGGACACGGGTAAGGGCATCAGTCAGATATTTTAGCAGTGTTGATTATTACAAGACACAATGTGGATGGGAATTTATAATTCAAAAATGGCCCCACAGTTTCCCTATgtctgcttccctctgcagtgCAGATGTGGCATTGCAGCGGACTGAATGTACTCAGTGACCTCCGTCATACTGTGCCTTTCAGTGTTGGCCTGTTACTCTCTTTAGAGGGAACTTGTGCGTTATCCCCTCATAAGACCTGAGGTGGTGGACTTTATAGTAATAGTAGTTTTTAGTATCTTGCCTTCAACACAACTGGCACAGTATCATTCAACTAGAAAAAATAACTGTTAAGCTACAAACAATACCCTGTCTACACTTCCCTTCTGTTTTTGCGTCTCATTAAGGTCCAACATTTTGAAACGGTCACGTTTTCCCTTTTGAAGTTATGTGCCTAAGGACATTTCTCCCATCGGATGTATCCTCCCATCTGATTGCATTTTCTTGGTGGACTCTGCATTCAAACCGAAGTCAAGACTATGAAATATACCCATCACTATCCCTGTTATCCATATTTCCTGTTATCTCTCTTGTAGAAATGCTCTCATTCCCCTCCTACTTTAATGCCTAGCACAGACACAACACAATGTCTTCTGTCTAACAAGAGTGATCAAAACAATTAACAATGTCCGCTTTGAGACTAGCATTGTCTTGTCTTTTCAAAAAGCCTCTTGTGCCCTGCGAGAGCTGTCACTCACTCAACCAATAGAAACGATTGACCCCCTGGTCAGTAAACCTTGTGTGGTGTGATCAGGCCTTAAAATatatctttgtctctctctgtgctaGGAACTGTATCTTTGCTGCTGCTTCTGTCTCTGtactctgtttctgtttctctcttacTCTCCCTTTCTACTAGTATTTTTGTCTCTCTGTCCGCGCCTCTCTCATCATGGCTCTTGTCTTGGTTGGCTTTAGTCTGATTATATTACTGCCCTCATGCCTGTGGCGGAGCCAAGCTGTCCTGCATTGTGGCGTCAAGGCTTGCGCAAAACTGGCATTTCTCTTGTGCCCAAAAAACCCATGGTGAGGCATTGGTGTGTGTTCCAGAGTTATTAGTTACCCTGCCCTTGTTACCTCCGCACCAAACGACAACTTGCCTAATCACCTAACCTCAATGGCACATCCAGTCAACACTCTTGATAAACCCCCTAGTGACATTTTGGTCTGCATGGGTCTTCAAACACACTGTCCTAAAATgctttctctgtgtgtctgtggctCATGTGCTCCAACTAGTATGTggtctgtttgtctctgttgcCGTTTATGTTTGCAGTGTAACAGTGTGCCCAAGGCTTGTGTTAGCCCTCTAAACCCTAACAGGTTGAATTGACCCAGTCCCATCCATCCATGCACTAACTGGAGTTCATCAGTGAACACTGTTTATTCTCTTTGGTGTCTGATTGTAGACCTGCCGCTGCCGCTCAGTGTAAGGAGTTTTTACTCTGTCCCTCAGTCAAAAGTCTAATATCTGAGTTGatttattttaccttttattTTAGCtgggagtcccattgagaccaagcTCTCTTTTTCAAGGGAGACGTCGACTAGATGTGGTTATATTATTTCTAGGGGTACAAGTCACTTGTAGTGTTTTCAGCATGTCTCCAGACTTTCAGTTCCCCCTTCAACATGCGCCTGTACTCAAAACGTCCCCTGCATTTTGTTGTCAATCCATGACACGTTCTCAAGCGCTGCCAGAGATCAGACAGTAGCCTCTGCAGATTCATTCCACACCAAAACTCCTTTGCTTTTTGACCTCTTGATTAACCTCTGTGGACTGCTGTGTTGTTCACCCCAGAAAACTAAACCCCGGACTGCTGCCTTCGTCTGCTCTCTGTATAAACCCCCTTTATTAACGAGTCTaagctaaccactaacccctcctctcccctctctctcccccaggtgGCCCAGCAGGTGTCCCCTGCCGGTAAGGTCTCTCCTAAAGAGGTCTCCCCTAAAGATAAACAGGAGGATGACAAGACTAAGAAATCGGACGTGTCCCCGGCGTCGTGGCGCCTGGGCCTGAGGAAGACGGGCAGCTACGGGCGCTGGCGGAGATCACAGCCACTAAGGAGGCCCAGAAGGAGAAGGACACGGCCGGGGTGATGCGCTCGGCCTCCAGCCCccgcctctcctcctccctggacAACAAGGACAAAGAGAAGGTCAGTAGCTAACTAACGCCACACTGTCTGACCCAGGCATCAGTCCCATCTGACCCAGGCATCAGTCCCACTGACAGGCATCAGTGTCTGACCCAGGCATCAGTCCCCATCTGACCCAGGCATCAGTCCCCATCTGACCCAGGCATCAGTGCCGTCATAATGTGTCCCTATCTGACCTAGTCGTTAGTGCTGACACAATATCATCATATACTTGCTGTATGTCTCTATAGGACCCACTCAGTGCCCCTACTATAACATAATGTGTCCCTGTCTAGCCTAGTCAATAGTGctgatactatatatatataagagcatatataaaatatatatttatgctTTAATGTGTTCAAAGCAGCTGCTCATATAGCACCAATTTGAAACGGATGTCATCGTTCATATTAAGATGAAGTTGATGGTTCACCGTTCCAGACTGTTTTGAAAAGTTGCATTGCTAGATTGAAGTTGAAATCCACAGTCGACAGAGACTAGTTTGTTGGCTGGGGGTATGCATGTAGCATGCCTTTTGTGTTTAGGAGCTCAAGCAAATGGCTACAATGTTGTTTCATGTGCAGGAAAAAGACAAAGGAGCCAGACTTGCCTACGTTGCCCCCACCATCCCCAGGAGACTGGCCAGTACATCAGACGTTGATGAGAAGGAGAACAGGTGAAGCGCCAGCGTTGTCCCTCTGAAGGGAAAAGTGCATTGACAGGAGCGCCACCTGCTGTTCACTGCTGTGTGTTACAGGCCAAAAGCAGCACTGCATGTTGTGGCTTAATGTAGCTGCTCTGCTGCCTCTGAGTACTTCAGTTTACAATGAAAAATCCTCATACATATTTCTATCAAGTGTAGCAATTAGTTACAGGAAAATAATATTCTCACAATGTTCACATTTGGCCAGCATCAGATTGACAAGAATAGAATATATAAATATCAGTCATTGATACTTTGTTAGTCATTGTGATTTACATTTCAATCTTAGAATTTATCGAGTATTTACTTGTTGTAGCACAAGGCTACTGGTCCTTGCCTGTATATTGTGGAGCCCTAGGTGCTATTGTAGTGTGTGGTTCCAATCCCAGGGACTCTGCTGCTAGTCTGGTACGTAGCGGCTCCTACACCAGGAGACGCTGGGACGATGAGCTGAAGAACAGTGAAGGAAGCGCTCCACCAACCGAACAACACCCAGCTATCAGCGCAGGTTAGCCACGCTTCACTATATGCTACCCCTCAGAGTCCTCAACCTGACCGAATCACTACACCAGATCAGTGCGCCATCTTCCATTCATTCAGTACTAGTTCTGGACATAGTTGTTAAAAATTAATAACCAAACTAACAATGTCGTGGAGATATCCAGTTACACTTTAGTTGACTCTTAGTAGTTTTTCTCATTCCTCATTTCGATTTGATTTCGGAGTGTCATTTGAAAAACGTGCATGTACATGATTAACATGCAAACAGCTACTGAGAAAAGCCATGCAAATCAGTCCAACGGCTCTCTGTCACAAACGCCACAGTCTCTTGCATGACTGTACAAGTCCTGTCAGGTTTCTGTGCCTTTAGTTTCTCTATGCTACACGCCAGGTTCTACATCACTATCTGCCATTGTCACGCTCTTACAGCCTGCAAGGTTCCAAAACTACATTACCCAGAATCCATCCCTATGACACAAGAAACCGAGACATGGCCCAAGTGTATCAGAGCTTAGTTTTTATACATGTtatgcgtgtgtatgtatgttatataaatgtgtgtgtggtttgtgcaCCCTCTTGCTAACATGCCAATCtcgtccccccccacccccacacactgCCAGCACGTCCCACACGCTAACGCTAGGGCGGAGCGGCAGCACGCGGGACGTGCCAGCCAAGTCCTCGTCCGCCTCCAGCTTGGACCCTAACACCTGTAACACTAAACTCTGGCAGTCGCCCGCCTCCCACTACCAGTCTTACAGCATTTACCGCAGGTATACCACCAGCCCCCACTCAACAACAACCTCTCCACCTCCACTGTCTGtcacctgtctgtcagtctcgGCTACATAAGTGTTGTGCAGTTCAATGCGTCTTTGTGACTTTGTGGTGTTCTCTTGACCATCCCATCAACTAAAGAGAGATCAACCCCATTTTGGAACACTGGGTAATGGCTAATGGAGAGGAATTCGTCTTCAAAGGCCATAGTGTTAACTGTTTTTGATCGCCTAGTTTTCAGAACGTGTCATTCCTGTTACTGTTTTACTAAAGGTATGGGTAATGGGTCCTCTCCTTTCCATCCTGTCTTTCACTCTCCTTCCCTCGTCCTCTTTCCCGTTCTCTCGTTCCTTCTCTGACTGTTGTTCCACTGGTATCCACAGTGGTTCCTTTGGCAGGAGGCACGAGGACCTGGGTTCGACCACCTCTTCCTCCACtagcaccaccaccacctcgtCTGTTACCTCGCCCACCGGCCACCGTGACCGAAGCCTGCTCTCCAGCCTGGGCTCCTCCACCCGCACCGGATCCTCCAGCCTCaccagcaggtacacacacacacacacacgtaacacaTGCATGTAACACGCACAGGGATCTCCCCAAAGAATGTAAGCGGGGTGCTGCGGCACTATGTAAAATAaatgcgttttttttttttttttttttttatcatataAGGCAATCTTTTGGCTCTAGATTGTGGGAAATGGCAGTTACAGGTGTTAAAAAATTCAAAAATCTCTCTGCGAAAGGGGGACACTGCCCCCCTCCGAGCAGAACCCCCCTCCGTTTTCAGCAGCATCACCTTGTTAAAAAATCCTGGGGAGAACCCTACACACACGTGCatataaatgtaaaaatgttagtcCTATTTTGAAGTCCTGTGTGTATAATTGTGTGTGGATCAGGTACTGGGCAGAGGAGAGTGCGGAGAGGGAAAAGGAGCGTGAGAAGGAGTCTGCGGCTGTCATCCCTACGATTAACACTGgttctaccaccaccaccacgtcCACTACTGGCACTATCATTGGCTCTGACGGCAGGGAGAGACGCAGGTCCGACACGCGCACGTACGCGCACCCCCCACCTACACACACCTACTCAAATGcaaatatgcacacacacacggatgcccACACGGGAAAAACAAGGATGTCACTGATACACACCTTTTTTACACAACACTCACGTCTCTTCACTTGTTTATGCAACTACAAACAATGGAATAACTGCAGTCTCTCAGAAAGCATAATATCTTGAAGCTAGCAGGATCCTGTGCTATTTGAGATTGCATCGCCTCTGTTTGAGAATGGGGTGTGATCTCCTCCAGTGTGTACACACTGGAGGAGGAGCGGGAGTCTGTTAAAATGAATGGGGTTAAGAGCTCGTCTTCCTGTGAAGTCACTGCTGCTGAAAGAAGCCACCTGTTCTGGGAGGGGTCTAGAACCCTGACTGCTTCAGAAAGTTCTCCTTATAAGGAAGATGGGTTTCTCAAGGCCGTGCCAAGGCTCACAAGTGATTGAGTTCATATTTTTGTATGGGATGGAGAAACACATTCCCCCGTCAAAGAAAGCACTAGACTTAACTGTCTCTGCGCCCTCAATATTAGCCATTTCTTTTAGACTGATGCTAAATAAAAGGTAAAAGGAGATAAAATATCTCCACAGCTGATAGTACAATACAAATCTGGATGATTAAACGGAGGTGAACAGAAAGAATACCTAGATGTTAGATTTAGTCATTTTAGATTTGGTTACTTACTTGAAGTGGTGTCAGGCTCATTCTATCATCCTCATGCTATCATCCTCATGCTTACGTGTGGCTTTAGCTTGTCCTTGTTTGAGTTGCAGCTCCTACCTCACGCCTGTCCTTGTTTGTGTTGCAGATCGTACCTCACGCCTGTCCTTGTTTGTGTTGCAGATCGTACCTCACGCCTGTCCTTGTTTGTGTTGCAGCTCCTACCTCACGCCTGTCCTTGTTTGTGTTGCAGCTCCTACCTCACGCCTGTCCTTGTTTGTGTTGCAGATCGTACCTCACGCCTGTCCTTGTTTGTGTTGCAGATCGTACCTCACGCCTGTCCTTGTTTGTGTTGCAGATCGTACCTCACGCCTGTCCTTGTTTGTGTTGCAGATCGTACCTCACACCTGTCCTTGTTTGTGTTGCAGATCGTACCTCACGCCTGTCCTTGTTTGTGTTGCAGATCGTACCTCACGCCTGTCCGGGATGAAGAGTCTGAGTCCCAGAGGAAAGCCCGCTCCAGACAGGCTAGACAGTCCAGGAGGTCTACCCAGGTTAGTCTAGACACTTGTCCTGACGCTGCTTCTGAACTGGGCCTAAATGGCTAACCAAATACTTTCTGCGGTTTACAAAAAGAAAACAACATGCTGTTAAATGCAGTGTCAACTGAGTCACTTCTTATTGGACTTTGTAATGGTTCATGGTTAGTCCATTTCTCTACTACAagagtcatatatatatatattttaatgttGATAGTTAGATAGTTCTCCATTTTTATTAAGATTTATAAAGTGGCTTGGGGTAATATAGCTGAACTGATTGTTGTTAAAAAAAGTTATTTCCAGTTTGTTTTATTGCCGAAACAAACACATTTGTATAAGCTGGCACACATTGCTAAGCGTGTCGAGTTTTAATGAGGAGATTGTTTACAAGCCATAGGAAATTGGGCTATTCCTTTTCCTCTCCCCCAACAAGCTCAACTTTCCATGCTGTCGCTAATACTACCTGAAATAACTAAATATGGTGCAGCTTAAAATGCCCTATTAAATTGTCTACTTTTTATAACATAATGTTCACAGTGCAGTAAGTGAATGCCTGAAATTAGTTGTAAATGTTCCTCTTCCAAAACGCAGATAACTGCCATTTAGTAGTTTTTCCCTCCATGAAGAAATCAAAATggccaaataaaaacattgctcCTCTAACCCTTTTCGACACAGAGATTCACTCAATTCTCTCCGTTTCCTCTCAGGGTGTGACTCTGACTGACCTCCAAGAGGCAGAGAAGACCATCGGCAGGAGCCGCCCCACACGGACccgggaggaggagaaggaagagaccGAGAAACAAgacaaggagaagaaggagacTGGTGAGACCAAGGAGGACGACTACCGGTCCAGGTACCGCAGCTTCGAAGAGGTATGTGAAGGCTTCCCCAATAGTTATTTACTATGCTCTATTATACATTTGGAAAAACAACATATAATGTGTTTACTGGTGATGTGTAAACTGAAAATCCCTTTTGAGATTTCAGAATAAATTAGTATTTTTTTGTGCAGTTTTCCTCAAGCCCAGGTTGATTGATCTGAAGACTGTAACCATTCCTGACTTCctgttctctttctcctctctccagacttaCCAGCGATACCGTCCCTCCACCACTTCAACCACCTCCACCCTGAGCACGGCCTCCACCCCGTCCTCCTCCACTTCCCTGTCCACCTCCTCCAGCTCCCTCAACAGGCCCAACAGCCTGACGGGCATCACttcctcctccagctccctcaACAGGCCCAACAGCCTGACGGGCATCACttcctcctccagctccctcaACAGGCCCAACAGCCTGACGGGCATCACCTCCTCCTACAGTCGCTCCTCTAGGGACACTGAGAAAGGTAAGCCATGAGAGCAGAGCTACGGGTTCAGATCTCTAAATGCAATGGATTGTATTAAACCTCATATGTTACTGCCATTCGGTGTATCAGTATGATAAATCTATGTACTAGCATACCAAACTGTAAGcatactggacacactgtcagCAGTGCATTGATTGTGACTGAGTAGACACACATGCACGTATAAATATTATACTGAGATACTCCTGCTTTCAACAGCAGAcctattcattgaaaaaaagaaGCTTGAGTTCTGCTGATGTTGAATGTATTCCCACATTGAGCTATGGCCAGAGTATCTATCATTATTAGATGTatagcgccttcagaaagtattcattcttgacatattctacattttgttgttacagcttgaattcaaaatggattagtttttctcagccatctacacacaatatcccatgacagtgaaaacatgtttttagaaatgtttctttgattttattgagttacagttcatataaggaaatcagtcaattgaaataaattcattaggccctaatctatgggtttTATGACTGGGCAGCAGCGCAGCCATGCGTGGGCCTGGGTCGGCATAGGCCCACCAactagggagccaggcccagccaatcagaatgagtttgtccccacaaaagggctttattatagacagaaatactcctcagtttcatcagctatctgggtggctggtctcagacgaatcccgtaggtgaagaagccggatgtggaggtcctgggctggcgtggttacacgtggtctgcgcttgtgaggccggttggacatactgcccaattctctaaaatgacgttgggggtggcttatggtagagaaattaaaatgtatgtctctggcaacagctctgatggacattcgtgcagtcagcatgccaattgcacgctccttcaaaacttaagaaatctgtggcgttgtgttgcgtgacaaaacctatataaggtcccacattgcatgtcagagcagaaactataccataaagtccaaggaactgtccataGCACTCCAagagaattgtgatgaggcatatagaAGGAAGGGtatgaaagtttccaagagcacagtggtctcaatCATTGGGAAATTaaatgtctggagaaaaccaggcacagctcatcacgtGTCTAataccatccctaccgtgaaggatggtggtggcagcagcatgctattgggatgcttttcagcggcagggactgggagactggtaaggatagcgggaacaatgaatggagacATACAGGCATATTCTTGACGAGAActtgcttcagagtgcaaatgaccttagactggggcaaagatttacactccaacaggacaat
This window contains:
- the LOC121579050 gene encoding LOW QUALITY PROTEIN: protein phosphatase 1 regulatory subunit 12A (The sequence of the model RefSeq protein was modified relative to this genomic sequence to represent the inferred CDS: inserted 2 bases in 2 codons; added 368 bases not found in genome assembly), which gives rise to MKMADAKQKRNEQLKRWLGSETDIEPPILKKKKTKVKFDDGAVFLAACSSGDTEEVLRMIDRGADINYANVDGLTALHQACIDDNVDMVTFLVEHGAAINQPDNEGWIPLHAAASCGYMDIAEYLIGQGASVGVVNSEGETPLDIAEEEAMEELLKNEINRQGVDIEAARKEEERIMLRDARQWLNSGTINDVRHAKSGGTALHVAAAKGYAEVLKLLIQAGYDVNIKDFDGWTPLHAASHWGKEEACRILVENLCDMDLINKVGQTAFDVADEDVLGYLEELQKKQTLLNSEKKDVKKSPLIETTTTGDNNQNLKSIKSKETLLLEPEKPAPRIETLEPEKVDEEEEGKKDQESSCSSEEEEEEDSESETEADKSKAPVPVSNSNGTTVVPAPTSVTASSTSPTSPTNQVTPTSPVKKSDYITALMPVAEPSCPALWRQGLRKTGISLVPKKPMVAQQVSPAGKVSPKEVSPKDKQEDDKTKKSDVSPASWRLGLRKTGSYGXLAEITATKEAQKEKDTAGVMRSASSPRLSSSLDNKDKEKEKDKGARLAYVAPTIPRRLASTSDVDEKENRDSAASLVRSGSYTRRRWDDELKNSEGSXSTNRTTPSYQRSTSHTLTLGRSGSTRDVPAKSSSASSLDPNTCNTKLWQSPASHYQSYSIYRSGSFGRRHEDLGSTTSSSTSTTTTSSVTSPTGHRDRSLLSSLGSSTRTGSSSLTSRYWAEESAEREKEREKESAAVIPTINTGSTTTTTSTTGTIIGSDGRERRRSDTRTSYLTPVRDEESESQRKARSRQARQSRRSTQGVTLTDLQEAEKTIGRSRPTRTREEEKEETEKQDKEKKETGETKEDDYRSRYRSFEETYQRYRPSTTSTTSTLSTASTPSSSTSLSTSSSSLNRPNSLTGITSSSSSLNRPNSLTGITSSSSSLNRPNSLTGITSSYSRSSRDTEKESDKKQQQEEEKEGEDKSQPRSIRDRRRPREKRRSTGVSFWTQDGSDDNDPDQSADSEEGSIKGEPQSDRLSRNESSTSSSDRYDHLGSRGEGRRSFSSRLDRDDSTDYKKLYEQILAENEKLKAQLRDTDLQLTDLKLQLEKATQRQERFADRSQLEMEKRERRALERKISEMEEELKTLPDLKADNQRLKDENGALIRVISKLSK